A region from the Medicago truncatula cultivar Jemalong A17 chromosome 6, MtrunA17r5.0-ANR, whole genome shotgun sequence genome encodes:
- the LOC25496850 gene encoding syntaxin-81: MAKARDRTEDFKDAVRQSARSLGYDEAKLASILASFIIHKPPQRSPFTKAAFKTLESIGELDHFLLKHRKDYTDLHRTTEHERDSIEQEVSAFIKTCQEQIDVLKNSINNEEENSKGWLGITTAKANADTIAHKHGVVLILSERLHSVTAQFDQLRAIRFQDAINRAIPRRKLNRITKKDSTETSNSGDVELREPDELRSEPIRVQQQLLDDETRALQVELSSLLDTVQETETKMVEMSALNHLMATHVLQQAQQIEHLYDQAVEATKNVELGNKELSQAIQRNSSSRTFLLLFLFVLTFSIIFLDWYS, encoded by the exons ATGGCAAAGGCAAGGGATAGGACTGAGGACTTCAAAGATGCCGTGCGCCAAAGTGCTCGCTCTTTGGGATATGATGAG GCTAAATTGGCATCCATTTTGGCATCTTTCATTATTCATAAACCTCCACAAAGGTCCCCATTCACCAAAGCTGCATTTAAGACG CTCGAGAGTATTGGAGAATTGGACCATTTTTTGTTAAAGCATAGAAAGGACTATACAGATCTGCATCGAACAACTGAACATGAGAGAGATAGCATTGAGCAAGAA GTTAGTGCTTTTATTAAAACTTGCCAGGAACAAATTGACGTTCTTAAGAATAGTATAAACAACGAAGAGGAAAACTCAAAAGGTTGGCTTGGCATTACAACTGCAAAGGCTAACGCCGACACCATTGCCCACAAACATGGCGTG GTTCTAATTTTAAGTGAGAGACTCCATTCAGTTACGGCACAGTTTGATCAGCTCAGAGCTATACGCTTCCAGGATGCTATTAATAGGGCAATACCACGAAGAAAACTTAATCGTATAACCAAGAAAGATTCTACCGAAACCTCTAATTCAGGTGATGTGGAGCTCAGGGAGCCTGATGAGTTGCGCAGTGAGCCTATAAGAGTCCAACAACAACTATTGGATGATGAAACACGTGCCCTTCAG GTTGAATTGTCTAGTCTTCTGGACACAGTTCAAGAAACTGAGACTAAGATGGTGGAAATGTCTGCATTAAATCACCTGATGGCTACACATGTTTTGCAACAAGCTCAACAAATTGAGCATTTGTATGACCAG GCTGTTGAAGCTACTAAGAATGTTGAGCTTGGTAACAAAGAACTCTCACAAGCCATTCAGCGGAATAGCAGCAGCAGAACATTTCTTTTACTATTTCTGTTTGTGCTCACTTTTTCCATCATCTTTCTTGATTGGTatagttaa